The Haladaptatus sp. R4 DNA segment TAGAGTCCTCGGTAATATGGCCAATCTGCTCGACGATGAGACGATTTCCCTCGACGCCGTCGCACTCGTTGCGAACAGCGGTGGCCTCTCGCTCCTTTTGAAGGACTCTCCGTATCAGGAGCGAGTAGAGACCCTTCTCAATCGGGGGGTCAGTTTCAAACAGTGTCACAACACGATCGATGGAACGAACATCACCAGCGAGGACTTGATCGACGGCGTCGAACTCGTTCCCTCGGGCGTCGGCGAACTAACGCGGCTTCAACACGAGGGGTACGCCTACATCAAACCGTAAGCCAAATCAGAGTCGATCCGGATCCGAACTACTCGATTCCCTGTAGAGTTGCCAGCCTGTGAGTACGAGCACCACTACGAAGGACAGCGCTGAGATGATGGCCATCGCACCACCCTCTCCGCGGGCAATACGGAGGGTCTGAATACTCCCGGCGATACCCGCCGCACCGGCGATACAGAGCCGTTTTCGTCGGGAAATCCCGTCAGTGTGATTCATAGAATTACGATCTGTCGCGTTGGTAAATCCCTTGTGGGGCGAGTATCCGTGGCAGTGGGGGGTGAGTCGGGACGCGCCTATGGATGTACCTCTCGAAAGTCTCCCTCTATTGTTCCAATACAAATTTCCCATCCTTCGTGGTCGTTCGTGACGTACTCGTACGCGAATCCGTGCCATCGAACTCCTCGAAGACGAATCGTTGCAAAAGCGACTCTATCCTCTCCTCAGCATCGCACTCGACGTTTCTCGGTGACTTACACCATCGGTGAGCCATCGGTGCCTGCTCTTCACGACCGAGTTTCGGCGGTTGACCGACCGAAACGCGTCAGTGGCCGCCTTTTGGATGGTTTCCTCGTCGAACCGTCGAACTCAGTCCGAAATCGCTTTTTGAGAGAAGTCGTATCAATCGGTCACATCTGGCCCCCTACCATTCCCTGTTGTACGCAATCACGAGCAGGAATCGCTTTGTCGCGTCTATCTCGTCTGCGCCATCGAGTCTACCGAAGGTCAGAACTCGGTTCTCCGAGCGTCCCATCGGTGATACTGACCGTAGTGATGTGTAAAGACTTCGGAAACTTTGGGAAGTAAGATTCGGATCCCTCTCGTTTATTTAAATACGTTCCTCGTCCTTCTACCGCTACCTGGGAAAGTCGGAGGACGTGCAATTCGTGTTTCGAATCGACTCGAATCTGCGAGTTTGTGCGTCTATTCGTTTCTTTTTGCACTAATCCGCTCCATGTGGTGGTACGTATCCACAATTTTCGCATGACCAGGTCCCGTAGTCACGAACGATACCGCTTGAACCACAACGAGTACACTTGTAACGCATCGACTCCGACTTTGGTTTCGTCAATCATAAAATTATCTATCGTCAATTGTCGTAATATTGTGGTTGGGCACTGATTCGACTGGAATGGATGTCGTTCAATACCGGTTCCGCAGAAAATAATTCATACATACTATGAATCTCTTTATTCACTTCAAATATTGAAAAAATATAATAGAAATGACAGATATAACTGTCACTGCGGGAAGTTATCGACTGTCATCGAGGCACTTCACGACGATTTTCTGATCAGCAGTAGCGACGATACCTGTGTCCCTCGCTCCCGTCGAATCCTATGGTTCACGGTTTCGA contains these protein-coding regions:
- a CDS encoding DsrE family protein: MKAVFHHSNDDPERHDRVLGNMANLLDDETISLDAVALVANSGGLSLLLKDSPYQERVETLLNRGVSFKQCHNTIDGTNITSEDLIDGVELVPSGVGELTRLQHEGYAYIKP